A genome region from Ottowia testudinis includes the following:
- the dinB gene encoding DNA polymerase IV has product MDAFYASVEWLRYPQLKGLPMVIGGGRRKEDDLIGRLNTGRPERTWTSADLADIPVDFFPLLRDYTGRGVITTATYAARPFGIGSAMGLMKAAKLCPQAILLPVDFDEYRRYSRAFKQVIQGIAPVMEDRGVDEVYIDFTDVPGGQREGGRVLARLIQKSIADATGLTCSIGVAPNKLLAKMASEFNKPNGISVVFEHDIERLVWPLPCRKVNGIGPKADAKLRGHGIHTIGELAARERAWLVEHFGKSYGAWLHDAAWGRDERPVVTENEPVSMSRETTFERDLHAVRDRLELGRIFTRLCEQVAADLQRKGYVGKTIGIKLRFDDFKIATRDQTVAEPTADARRIRQLAGQCLKRVDLSRRLRLLGVRVGSLIKTDALRAANDARSNADLPLFQQARGATEN; this is encoded by the coding sequence ATGGACGCCTTCTACGCGTCCGTCGAATGGCTGCGCTATCCGCAGCTCAAGGGCTTGCCGATGGTGATTGGCGGCGGGCGGCGCAAGGAGGACGATCTGATCGGCCGCCTCAACACCGGGCGGCCCGAGCGCACCTGGACCAGCGCCGACCTGGCCGACATCCCCGTCGACTTCTTCCCGCTGCTGCGCGACTACACCGGCCGCGGCGTGATCACCACCGCCACCTACGCCGCACGGCCGTTCGGCATCGGCTCGGCCATGGGGTTGATGAAGGCCGCCAAGCTGTGTCCGCAAGCGATCCTGCTGCCGGTGGACTTCGACGAATACCGCCGCTATTCACGCGCCTTCAAGCAGGTCATCCAAGGCATCGCCCCGGTGATGGAGGATCGCGGCGTGGACGAGGTGTACATCGACTTCACCGACGTGCCCGGCGGCCAGCGCGAGGGCGGGCGCGTGCTGGCGCGGTTGATCCAGAAAAGCATTGCCGACGCCACGGGCCTGACCTGTTCGATCGGCGTGGCGCCCAACAAGCTGCTGGCCAAGATGGCGAGTGAGTTCAACAAGCCGAACGGCATCAGCGTGGTGTTCGAGCACGACATCGAGCGCCTGGTCTGGCCACTGCCGTGCCGCAAGGTCAACGGCATCGGCCCCAAGGCGGACGCCAAGTTGCGAGGCCATGGCATCCACACCATCGGCGAGCTGGCCGCGCGCGAGCGGGCTTGGCTGGTGGAGCACTTCGGCAAAAGCTACGGCGCCTGGCTGCACGACGCGGCATGGGGGCGTGACGAACGCCCAGTGGTGACCGAGAACGAGCCTGTGAGTATGAGCCGCGAAACCACTTTCGAGCGCGACCTGCACGCGGTGCGTGACCGCCTGGAGCTGGGACGCATCTTCACCCGGCTGTGCGAGCAGGTGGCGGCGGATCTTCAGCGCAAGGGCTATGTCGGCAAGACCATCGGTATCAAGCTGCGCTTTGACGATTTCAAGATCGCCACGCGCGACCAGACCGTGGCCGAGCCCACGGCCGACGCGCGCCGCATTCGCCAGCTGGCGGGCCAGTGCCTGAAGCGCGTCGACCTGTCGCGCCGGCTGCGCCTGCTGGGCGTGCGCGTGGGCTCGCTGATCAAGACCGACGCCCTGCGGGCCGCCA